TCGCACGGCAATCGGCGGACCGCAGTCGCGCCTCACCGGATGAGACATTGAAAACCACCGTTCCCGCACTTGCGGCAAGGTCGGCGGCGGCGAGGATTTCCTCCGCGCCTCCTTCGACCAGAACAACCGGATAATCCGCGATAACCTCGCGAGCGGCCCCCGAAAAATCACCGTCAGGCGGCACGCTCACATAGTCGAGGTGATACGTCTGCCCGAGGAACCGTCCGGTCGTCTGGTTGTCGCCCAGAGCAAGCTCCGCACCCGCGATCCCGAGGTCATCGGGGATCGGATCGAGGTTCGACAGCACCGGCGGGTGGTCGATTTCCTGCCGCAGGTAAAGGATTGGAACGTCAAGAGAAGTTGCGTTCTGCGCAGCCGCTATCGTCGCGGATTCCACCGCCAGTAGCGAAGCCGCACCGATCAGAAACGTTGCCCGCATAGTCCTCTCTCCCTCGGCCTTCATGTTCGTTTTACGGGTGGGGCGGAGCTATTGGACAATGGTCGTAAGATGGCCGTGGCTGCGGCATTTTGGGACGAAAGTCCAATTTCTAGGGCGCGGATTGATCGCTTACCAAAGTTCGCATCTTAGGGAGGAAGATCCATGAATACCTTTACCCGCGGCCTTCTGGCTGCACTCGCTTTCTCGGGCTTTTGCTCGACCGCTTTCGGCCACGGTGACGTTGCACCGCAGCCCGTCAACACAGATGCATTGCCGGATGTGGGTGAAGAATGGCTGACCGAAAACCCGTACCGCGCCGAAGCCGCGGGCGAGGACGTCTGGGCCGAAGCCATCATCATCGGTGACAGCGCATACAACCAGAACTGCGCCCGCTGCCACGGCCTTGGCGCGGTGTCCGGCGGTCTCGCGCCGGACCTTCGCTACCTCGAAGCCGAAGAGTACGGCGATGAATGGTTCGTCGAGCGTTTCCAGCACGGCTACACCCAAGACGGCACGACCAAAATGCCGGCGTTCGGTGAAATCCTCGGACAGAAAGCCGGCTGGGCGATCCGTACCTATATCGAAACCCGCCCCGATGACGGCGCGCTGGATGATTACACCGCTCGCTTAACTGAAATCCGCGATACGCTTGCGGCGGGTGAAGGCGATCAGGACGCGCTCCGCTCCGAGCTCGAAGACATCTCGGCCAACGTCGAAACCGCTTCGGGCGCACCGGTGTCCGACAGCGTGGTGCGCCGCGCGGTTCTGGCGCTCGACGGGTCGGACATGGCGGCCAAGCACGCCGCCGACGCGCTGACCATCGGGCTTTCGGCAACTCACTGACATGGACCACCGGTTCATACTGACGGCAGTTCTGGCGGCGGGAGTTTCGACCCTCGCCGCCCAGCCCGTTCTGGCGCGCTGTGAAGGCATCGTGCCGGGTGAGCGACCGCAAAATACCGCACGTGACTACGTCGGTCAGACGATGGACGACATCATCGAACGCGGCACGCTCAACATCGCCGTTTACGAAAACCTGCCGCCCTATAGTTGGGAAGTAAACGGCGAGCCGCGCGGCGTCGATATCGAAGTCGGGCGCATCCTTGCGGAGGCTCTCGGCGTCGAGCCGGAGTTCCGCTTTGTCCAGCCTGCGGAGAACCTGCAAGGCGATCTGATGTCCTACATCTGGCGGGGAACGGTACAACGGGAACCCGTTTCGAATGTCATGCTCCGTGTGCCTTATGACAGTACGCTGACCTGCATGATCGAGCAGGTGGTCTTTACGGGGCAGTACGCCTCAGAGACCGTTGCCATTGCCTATCGTCAGGACGCTTACCCCGACGCGATTGCGGGCGATGACCCGCGACACGAGGGCGCTCCGGTGCCTGCGTACTTCAGGTTTGATAGCGTCGCGGTGGAGAACGACACCATCGCGGACTTCTACCTGACCGCTTTTCCCGGAGCAGACCTTGCCGCCAACGTCCACCGTTACCGCACGATGGGGGCGGCGATGGAGGCTTTGGGCGATGGTGAGACGATGGCCGCAATGGGCCCGAGAGCACAGCTTGAGTGGGGCGCTACAGATGGGGTCGCAATCCACCAGCCGCCGCTCGTCGGGTTCGCCCGCGCGACGTGGACTTTGGGCATCGGCGTCCACCACAGCCACCGTGATCTGGGCTATGCGCTGGATGACGCGATTGTCGCTGCATTGGAGGATGGCCGGATCGAGAAGGCCTATGCCGACTACGGTCTGACGTTCATTCCGCCGGAACGCTAAAGCGCGAATGCAGGCGGGTCAGGTCACAACCGACAGACCCGCCTCGTTCTCTACCCAGATGCGGTGCAGGGTCGGCATCTTTGCGACCAGCGCAGCGATCTGCGGTTTCTCCATGAAAACCAGTCCGGTCGAAAGGCCGTCCGCGATGGCGGCACTGTCCGCCTCGACCGCGATAGCCGACCAGAGCGGAGCCTTGCCTTGCGGGTGCAGGATATGTGTCCGCCCGCCGATGGTCATCGCGGTAGGGCGGCTGATGGCGAGGGATGTGCCACGGATCGTCGCCGCGCCGAGCGTATCAAGGCCGATCCTGTAGAGGCCGCCAAGCGCCGCGTATTCGCCCATGTTGACCAGCGCATCTGTGAACCCGCGCTCCGCTAGCCACGCTTTCACCAGATCGGCCGCGAAGCCTTGCGCGATGCCGTTGAGCGTCAGCGACTGATCATTTCCGAGGCGCACGTGATTACCCGACAGCGAGACGCGGTCCCAGCCGATGAGCGCCTTGGTCGCATTGAGGTCGCCCCCGTCAGCAATCGCCTGCCAGAGCGGCTGGACTGTTGGATCGAACGCGCCTCCGGTGATGGCGTGGATGTCGCTGCTTAGGTGCAAAGCCTCCGCCAGCCAATCACTCACCTCCGCTTCGCCTGCGTTATTCAGGCGCTGCAATTCGGACGCCCGAAACAGCGAAAAGGTATCCTCGATCCGGTCAATGAACGCAGGCAGCTCCCACAGCGCTTCACTGGCTCCGCGCCCATCCAGCGTAATCGACGCGTCGGCACCGAGCGCCACACCGCTCCACGTTTCGGCCATCGCGCGTCCCGTCATCACCGCAGAAACGGCAGAGATCGTCAGAAATCGGCGGCGCGTGATCATTGGCGGACCTCCTTGGCTTTGGGGATGTGCAGTTCCTTGCCGCGCGACTTCAGCACCAGCGGCACGCAGGTTTTCGGGTCGTTGTAGATCGACACGCAATCGAGGCACTGGAAGCATTCCGAGTAGACGATATCGCCGCTCGGTTTGATGGCGCCGTAGTTGCAGCGCACCTTGCAAAGCTGGCACGGGCTGCCGCATTCCTTGCGCCGTTTGATCCAGTCCGGGCCGCGCAGCAGCCCGCCGATCGACATCAGCGCGCCGAGCGGACAGACGTAGCGACAGAAGCCTTTGAAGGTGAACATGCCGAGCACCAGCCAGAACACCGCGTAGACGACGTAGTACCAGTTACGGACAAAGAACGTGGTGATCGCGGTTTTGAACGGTTCGACCTCGACCAGTTTGTCGATCCTGTCGGGTGTCAGGAACACCGCGGCAACGAGGCCCGCCAGCAGCACGTATTTCAGCATCTTCAGCCGCTCGTCCCACTTGGTGGAGGGCTCCCACTTCGGCAGGCGCAGCAGGCGGCCGAGGTGGTGCGTGAACTCCTGCATCGCGCCGAATGGGCAGAGCCAGCCGCAGAACAACCCGCGTCCCCAGAGCACGAAACCGATGATCGTCGCGGCCCAGATCAGCAGCGAGAATGGATCGTAGAGCAGATAGGCGAACGATCCGCCCTCGATCACGGTGCGCAGCACGGCGAGCGGGGTGACGATGGACAGCTGCCCTTGCCCCCACCAGCCGATGAAGCCGAGCACGCCGGCAAGGATCACCAGACGGATCGCGGTGTATCGCGGGTGATCAGCGAGGCGGTTCATTCCGGGACCGAGCAGCAAGAACAGGAGCGGCAGGAAAATGGCCAGCGCGATCATGTCGCCTTGGCGGTTATAGAGCGCATCGACCCACGCGGGGCGGGGTTTGGCGACCTCGTCGCGCACATAGAACCGCTCGGGCGCAGCGTAGGTGAGGGTGAAAGTCTCGTACCCCAGTTCGGGCTGGAACATACCGTGAGCGCGGAGGGCCTTGACCTGCAAATCCCACTCGCGCGTCGGATCGAAACCCAGACGGCGGTCCACACGTAGGATCATCGCGACTCCTTCGGGCACCTCGGGGCGTGTGTCGAAGATCATGTCCGCGTCACGCAATTCGACCGGCAGTCCGTCCTGTATCGCGCCCAGAAGGTCAGGCGCGGTGTTGCGCACAAAATCCTCGCTCACCAGCCCGTGCCGCGCGCGTTCAATGAGCAGCAGTGGTTCGGCGTCGGGCGTGACGGTCAGGAACCGTTCGAGGTCGGCCATCGCATCGTCATCCAGTACCGCCTTCGCGACCGAGGGCGCACCGATGTCCACGAGCCAGAGGTCGAGGTACAGACCCTCGGGGTCGGCGGCGGCTTCGGGATCGTCATGCGCCCAGATGGTGCCTGCAAACGCGGCATCCAGTTCCGCGTTCGTGACCACCAGATGCCTCGCGATGCCTTCGTCGAGCAGTCGGTCCCACGTCAGATCCTCGCCGTATTCGCGGTTCGGGCGGGCAGGGGGCGAGGCTTGGATACCCTGCATCTTTTCGCGGGCAACGGCGAGCGTTGCAGCCATGATGCTCTCGTGCGCGATGCGCACCGACGCGGTCGCCTTTAGCACGCCATCAAGGTACGTGACCCCCGTGCCGCCCGCGTCGTGACCGTAGGGGACGCCGACGACCATCGGGGTGTTGATCGAGAGGCCTTGGTACTGTTCGAGGAAGGCGCGCAAAGGCGCTTCGCCGAGGCCGGAGACGAAGATCGGTTCGTTGTGCGAGATCAGTTTGATGTCGATGAACCGCCCTTCGAGATCGAGCATGACCATAATGTTGATCGGCGCGCCCGAAAAGCCAGGCAAGGGTGCTAAGGGTTCGGTCTCAAACACATATCCGGCTTCGGCGCCTCCGGAATTCAGAAGGCTCCAGACGCCGTTGTCGTTCAGCGGTTCCCCCAGCGCGTAGGGCGGGATCACGAAATTCTCGATCTCCTCGCGCGGCAACGGCTCGGCATGTACGAAGGTCGGACCCTGCAAAGCAAGGCCTATGAAAAAGGCGAAAAGAGAAATAATGAGGCGCATAGCAGACGGTAGGTCCGAGCTGCGAAAACCAGCAATAACACCAAAGTCTAGGGGGCGGGCCGCGTGTCCGCAGCTAACGTACCGGCATGAAATACCCCGCTCCATCCCGCGTGCCTGACAGGCTGATATTCGTGCTCTCGTTGGCCGCCTTCGTGGCCTTCTGGTGGGTGCTATCAGTCGTCAAAGGCGAGCCGCGCGTGCTGCCCGCGCCGCCCGCAGTGCTGGCGGAGTTGTGGAACGAAGCTGCCTCGGGACGGCTGACCAAGAACATCGGTGCGACGCTCACAAGGGTCGCGATCGCCTTCGGTCTGTCGATGGTGATCGGGTCGGTTCTGGGCATTCTCCTCGGGCGGATGCCGCGCCTGAACCGCTGGGCGAACCCTTGGGTGACGATCTTCCTCAACCTGCCTGCGCTGGTGTTGATCGTGCTGTGCTACCTCTGGATCGGCCTGAACGAAGTTGCCGCGATCACCGCCGTCACGCTTAATAAGACCGCGATGGTGCTGGTCACGCTGCGCGAAGGATCGCGTGCGTTGTCGCCCGACCTTGGTGATCTAGCGCGGGTCTACCGGATGCCTAAAGGCGCGGTGCTGCGTCATGTGGTGGTGCCGCAGCTTGCGCCTTACTTCGCCATTTCCGCGCGGGCGGGTCTCGCGATCATCTGGAAGATCGTGCTGGTGGTCGAATTCCTCGGGCGGTCATCGGGGGTCGGTTTCCAGATCCACACCAAGTTCCAGATGTTCGATATTCCGGGTGTGCTGGCCTACGCGCTGAGCTTCGTCGCGATCATGCTGCTGATCGAAGTCGCTCTGATCCAACCGTTCGAGCGCCGCGCGAACCGCTGGCGCCGCGTGCCGGACGGCGCGTTCGCGGGCTGAGTACGCCCTTGGTCGGATTGCCGATTACCGCGCCCCGCGCATAATGCGTAGACCGACTGACGGGGGGAGGTTCGGAATGTCCACAGCATCAGCAATGCACCATGCGCGTGTCGAGCAGGCCTTGTCCGGCGGTCAAGCTGTTCGTTCTGCGCTCGTGGCGTCTTGGGCGCGTTCGGCGAGCCTTCATGGCCTCGACCCCAGCCGCCGCCGCGATCCGTACCGTTTGACTGATGCCGAACTGCGCGTTGCGAAGGAAAAGAGCGATCCCGTCATCGCCCACGCGGCTCCGCACCTCGACCAGTTGTTCCAAGTGGTGAACGGCCTCGGCGGTTGCGTTGTGTTGGCGGATACCGACGGCGTGGCGCTGGATCGCCGCGGGCATCAGGCCATGGACCGCGATTTCGAGGAATCCGGCCTCTGGACCGGCACCAATTGGTCCGAAGCAAGCGCCGGCACCAACGCCATCGGCACTTGCCTCGCCGAAGGGCGGGCGGTGACGATCCACCGCGACCAGCACTTCCTTGCCCGCAACATCGGGCTCAGCTGTTCGTCCGCTCCCGTCTATGACGCCGAGGGTCGGCTGGCGGCGGTATTCGATGTGTCCACCGCGCGTCCTGAAATGGCCGAAGCGGTCGCGACTCTGATTGCGCAGACCGTGCAGGAGGCGGCTCGCAAGACCGAAGCCGACATGTTCCACGCCGCATTCCCCCGCGCACGCATTGTGATGATGCCGGGGCTGGAGCGCGGGCAGGGTGCCTTGCTCGCCGTCGACGCCGACGATCTGGTGATCGGAGCGACCCGCTCGGCGCGGCTCCAGATGAAAGTGCAGGGCGGTGCGAAGTTCGATCCCCGCCCGCTCGCCGACCTTCTGGACGTCGCCAGCCATGAAAACATGGAAGCCGCCGCACGCGCCGTTCTCGCCCGTGCGATGGCCCGCGCGAACGGAAATGTCTCCGCTGCGGCCCGTTCGCTGGGCGTCAGCCGCGCGACCTTGCACCGCAAGCTCGGCCGCCAGTGATTTCCGACCCGAACCTGTCGCAGAACTGCGACAGGTCGGCCCTCCCAACAGGTTTCCCCATCATGACCGGCGCGCTATAGGCGGGCATCCTTCTAAGACCAGCCGCAGAGGAGCGGCCCACAGGAGGACAATCATGAACAAACAGACTCAAGCTGACTTCCGCGTCCAATCGCCGTTCAAGGACCGCTACGACAACTTCATCGGTGGCAAGTTCGTCGCCCCCGTCGGCGGCCGCTACA
Above is a window of Marivivens aquimaris DNA encoding:
- the pedF gene encoding cytochrome c-550 PedF, whose protein sequence is MNTFTRGLLAALAFSGFCSTAFGHGDVAPQPVNTDALPDVGEEWLTENPYRAEAAGEDVWAEAIIIGDSAYNQNCARCHGLGAVSGGLAPDLRYLEAEEYGDEWFVERFQHGYTQDGTTKMPAFGEILGQKAGWAIRTYIETRPDDGALDDYTARLTEIRDTLAAGEGDQDALRSELEDISANVETASGAPVSDSVVRRAVLALDGSDMAAKHAADALTIGLSATH
- a CDS encoding ABC transporter permease — translated: MKYPAPSRVPDRLIFVLSLAAFVAFWWVLSVVKGEPRVLPAPPAVLAELWNEAASGRLTKNIGATLTRVAIAFGLSMVIGSVLGILLGRMPRLNRWANPWVTIFLNLPALVLIVLCYLWIGLNEVAAITAVTLNKTAMVLVTLREGSRALSPDLGDLARVYRMPKGAVLRHVVVPQLAPYFAISARAGLAIIWKIVLVVEFLGRSSGVGFQIHTKFQMFDIPGVLAYALSFVAIMLLIEVALIQPFERRANRWRRVPDGAFAG
- a CDS encoding 4Fe-4S binding protein — translated: MRLIISLFAFFIGLALQGPTFVHAEPLPREEIENFVIPPYALGEPLNDNGVWSLLNSGGAEAGYVFETEPLAPLPGFSGAPINIMVMLDLEGRFIDIKLISHNEPIFVSGLGEAPLRAFLEQYQGLSINTPMVVGVPYGHDAGGTGVTYLDGVLKATASVRIAHESIMAATLAVAREKMQGIQASPPARPNREYGEDLTWDRLLDEGIARHLVVTNAELDAAFAGTIWAHDDPEAAADPEGLYLDLWLVDIGAPSVAKAVLDDDAMADLERFLTVTPDAEPLLLIERARHGLVSEDFVRNTAPDLLGAIQDGLPVELRDADMIFDTRPEVPEGVAMILRVDRRLGFDPTREWDLQVKALRAHGMFQPELGYETFTLTYAAPERFYVRDEVAKPRPAWVDALYNRQGDMIALAIFLPLLFLLLGPGMNRLADHPRYTAIRLVILAGVLGFIGWWGQGQLSIVTPLAVLRTVIEGGSFAYLLYDPFSLLIWAATIIGFVLWGRGLFCGWLCPFGAMQEFTHHLGRLLRLPKWEPSTKWDERLKMLKYVLLAGLVAAVFLTPDRIDKLVEVEPFKTAITTFFVRNWYYVVYAVFWLVLGMFTFKGFCRYVCPLGALMSIGGLLRGPDWIKRRKECGSPCQLCKVRCNYGAIKPSGDIVYSECFQCLDCVSIYNDPKTCVPLVLKSRGKELHIPKAKEVRQ
- a CDS encoding FAD:protein FMN transferase, with translation MITRRRFLTISAVSAVMTGRAMAETWSGVALGADASITLDGRGASEALWELPAFIDRIEDTFSLFRASELQRLNNAGEAEVSDWLAEALHLSSDIHAITGGAFDPTVQPLWQAIADGGDLNATKALIGWDRVSLSGNHVRLGNDQSLTLNGIAQGFAADLVKAWLAERGFTDALVNMGEYAALGGLYRIGLDTLGAATIRGTSLAISRPTAMTIGGRTHILHPQGKAPLWSAIAVEADSAAIADGLSTGLVFMEKPQIAALVAKMPTLHRIWVENEAGLSVVT
- a CDS encoding substrate-binding periplasmic protein; its protein translation is MDHRFILTAVLAAGVSTLAAQPVLARCEGIVPGERPQNTARDYVGQTMDDIIERGTLNIAVYENLPPYSWEVNGEPRGVDIEVGRILAEALGVEPEFRFVQPAENLQGDLMSYIWRGTVQREPVSNVMLRVPYDSTLTCMIEQVVFTGQYASETVAIAYRQDAYPDAIAGDDPRHEGAPVPAYFRFDSVAVENDTIADFYLTAFPGADLAANVHRYRTMGAAMEALGDGETMAAMGPRAQLEWGATDGVAIHQPPLVGFARATWTLGIGVHHSHRDLGYALDDAIVAALEDGRIEKAYADYGLTFIPPER
- a CDS encoding helix-turn-helix domain-containing protein is translated as MSTASAMHHARVEQALSGGQAVRSALVASWARSASLHGLDPSRRRDPYRLTDAELRVAKEKSDPVIAHAAPHLDQLFQVVNGLGGCVVLADTDGVALDRRGHQAMDRDFEESGLWTGTNWSEASAGTNAIGTCLAEGRAVTIHRDQHFLARNIGLSCSSAPVYDAEGRLAAVFDVSTARPEMAEAVATLIAQTVQEAARKTEADMFHAAFPRARIVMMPGLERGQGALLAVDADDLVIGATRSARLQMKVQGGAKFDPRPLADLLDVASHENMEAAARAVLARAMARANGNVSAAARSLGVSRATLHRKLGRQ